A window from Lachnoanaerobaculum umeaense encodes these proteins:
- a CDS encoding DUF1653 domain-containing protein, whose translation MRDNPKPGEFYKHFKNKIYQIVNIATHSETKEKLVIYQALYGDFGVYARPLDMFLSEVDKEKYPDVGQRYRFEKIDISEQVEKTEALDKSEDEELKKDVIDSSEVEDTKFAEDYFIKFLEAEDFSTKKKILLANKSFITEKQLDAMFDIYGLKRKRIDIEIDIADFIAYLNMQQHFEGKRLR comes from the coding sequence ATGAGAGATAATCCAAAACCGGGAGAGTTTTATAAGCATTTTAAAAATAAAATTTATCAGATAGTTAATATAGCTACACATTCTGAAACCAAAGAAAAGTTAGTAATATATCAAGCTTTATATGGAGATTTTGGAGTATATGCCAGACCTCTGGATATGTTTTTGAGTGAAGTGGACAAGGAGAAATACCCTGATGTAGGTCAAAGGTATCGCTTTGAGAAAATAGACATATCAGAGCAGGTAGAGAAAACGGAGGCTTTGGATAAATCAGAGGATGAAGAATTGAAAAAAGATGTAATTGATTCTTCAGAGGTTGAAGATACAAAATTTGCAGAAGATTATTTTATAAAATTTTTGGAAGCGGAGGATTTTAGCACTAAGAAAAAGATACTTCTGGCAAATAAGAGTTTTATTACAGAAAAGCAATTGGATGCTATGTTTGATATTTATGGTTTAAAAAGAAAAAGAATTGATATAGAAATAGATATTGCGGATTTTATTGCGTATCTGAATATGCAACAACATTTTGAGGGGAAAAGATTAAGGTAA
- the pflB gene encoding formate C-acetyltransferase, translated as MCWDGFKGRKWRDDVDVRDFIQNNYTIYSGDESFLADPTEATNKLWGELSRLQKEERAKGGVLDMETEVVSTITAYGPGYINEGMKDLEKVVGLQTDKPLKRAFMPFGGIKLAEQAASTYGYKTNESFHKIFTEYHRTHNQAVFDAYTDEMHAARHNKIITGLPDTYGRGRIVGDYRRVALYGIDFLIEKKKEDLKNCGDGTMLDEVIRLRDELGMQIEALEQMKEMAAAYGFDISKPAKDAREAVQWLYFGYLAAIKTQNGAAMSVGRISTFLDIYIERDLKLGKLTESEAQELIDHIVMKFRMVKFARTPSYNQLFSGDPVWATLEVAGLGMDGRSMVTKTDFRFLHTLENMGPSPEPNLTVLYSSRLPKTFKEYASAISIRTSSVQYENDDVMRPVWGDDYSICCCVSATETGKEMQFFGARANLAKCLLYAINGGVDAKTKEQVGPAYRPITSEYLDYDEVMKRYDVMMDWLAGLYVNTLNLIQYMHDKYYYEAAEMALIDTDVRRTFATGIAGFSHVVDSLCAIKYAKVKTIRDENGIVVDYETTGDFPRYGNDDDRADDIAIWLLKTFLTKVKKRHTYRNSEATTSILTITSNVVYGKATGSMPDGRKAGEPLAPGANPSYGAEKNGLLASLNSLTKLPYEYALDGISNTQTINPSALGHGEDEQKKNLTQVMDGYFDQGAHHLNVNVFGTEKLIDAMEHPEKEEYANFTIRVSGYAVKFIDLTREQQLDVIARTCHERL; from the coding sequence ATGTGCTGGGATGGTTTTAAAGGAAGAAAATGGCGTGATGATGTAGATGTGCGTGATTTTATACAAAATAATTATACAATATACAGTGGTGATGAAAGTTTCCTTGCAGATCCTACAGAAGCTACAAACAAGCTTTGGGGTGAGCTTTCAAGACTTCAAAAAGAGGAGAGAGCTAAAGGCGGAGTTCTTGATATGGAGACCGAGGTTGTATCTACTATTACAGCTTATGGTCCGGGATATATCAACGAAGGAATGAAGGATTTGGAGAAGGTGGTTGGACTTCAGACTGATAAGCCTTTAAAGAGAGCATTCATGCCATTTGGAGGAATCAAGCTGGCTGAGCAGGCTGCAAGTACTTATGGCTACAAGACAAATGAGAGTTTTCATAAGATATTTACAGAATATCATAGAACACATAATCAGGCAGTATTTGATGCGTATACAGATGAAATGCATGCAGCCAGACATAATAAAATAATTACAGGACTTCCTGATACATATGGAAGAGGAAGAATTGTAGGAGATTATAGAAGGGTCGCACTATATGGAATAGATTTTCTTATAGAAAAAAAGAAAGAAGATTTAAAAAACTGTGGTGACGGCACCATGCTTGATGAAGTGATTCGTCTAAGAGATGAACTTGGAATGCAGATAGAAGCACTTGAGCAAATGAAGGAAATGGCTGCAGCATACGGATTTGATATTTCAAAACCTGCAAAGGATGCAAGGGAAGCTGTGCAGTGGCTATACTTTGGATATCTGGCAGCTATCAAGACACAAAATGGTGCAGCCATGAGTGTAGGAAGAATCTCTACATTCCTTGATATCTATATTGAAAGAGATTTGAAATTGGGTAAACTTACAGAGAGTGAAGCACAGGAGCTGATAGATCATATAGTAATGAAGTTTAGAATGGTAAAATTTGCAAGAACACCTTCATATAATCAGCTTTTTTCAGGAGATCCTGTTTGGGCTACACTTGAAGTAGCAGGTCTTGGTATGGATGGAAGATCAATGGTTACAAAGACAGATTTCAGATTTTTACATACACTTGAGAATATGGGACCATCACCTGAACCTAATCTTACAGTGCTTTATTCAAGCAGACTGCCTAAGACTTTTAAGGAGTATGCATCTGCTATTTCTATAAGAACAAGTTCAGTACAATATGAGAATGATGATGTAATGCGTCCGGTATGGGGAGATGATTATTCTATCTGTTGCTGTGTTTCAGCTACAGAAACAGGAAAGGAAATGCAATTCTTTGGAGCCAGAGCAAATCTTGCAAAATGTCTTTTGTACGCTATTAATGGTGGTGTAGATGCAAAAACCAAAGAGCAAGTTGGACCTGCATATAGACCAATAACCTCTGAATACCTTGATTATGATGAGGTAATGAAGAGATATGATGTGATGATGGATTGGTTGGCAGGACTTTATGTAAATACTTTAAATCTTATTCAATATATGCATGATAAGTATTATTATGAAGCTGCCGAAATGGCACTTATAGATACGGATGTACGAAGAACCTTTGCAACAGGTATTGCAGGATTTTCACATGTAGTAGATTCACTTTGCGCTATAAAATATGCAAAGGTAAAGACTATTCGTGATGAAAACGGAATCGTGGTTGACTATGAGACAACAGGTGATTTCCCAAGATACGGAAATGATGATGATAGAGCTGATGATATTGCGATATGGCTTTTAAAGACATTTCTTACAAAGGTAAAGAAGAGACATACTTATAGAAATTCTGAGGCTACTACCTCCATCCTTACAATTACTTCAAATGTAGTATATGGTAAGGCGACAGGAAGTATGCCTGATGGAAGAAAGGCAGGAGAGCCACTGGCACCCGGAGCAAATCCAAGCTATGGTGCAGAGAAAAACGGTCTCTTGGCATCACTAAATTCACTTACAAAGTTGCCATATGAGTATGCACTTGACGGTATTTCCAATACTCAGACTATTAATCCATCTGCACTTGGACATGGTGAGGATGAGCAAAAGAAAAATCTTACTCAAGTAATGGACGGATACTTTGATCAGGGTGCACATCACCTCAATGTAAATGTATTCGGAACAGAAAAGCTTATAGATGCAATGGAGCATCCGGAAAAGGAAGAGTATGCAAACTTTACAATAAGAGTTTCAGGCTATGCTGTTAAGTTTATTGATCTTACAAGAGAACAGCAGCTGGATGTTATCGCTAGAACATGCCATGAGAGGCTATAA
- the pflA gene encoding pyruvate formate-lyase-activating protein, protein MEVRGNIHSFETFGLVDGPGVRFVVFVQGCPMRCQFCHNPDTWSTRVNQVFNAQEVFDKAIRYRPYWKDDGGITVSGGEPLLQIDFVTELFKLCKSNGVNTCLDTAGGPFSKESKFFEKFKILMKYTDLIMLDIKEINNKRHEIITGMKNDHILEMAKTMDEMGKKIWIRHVLVPERSDYDEDLIKLREFISTVKNVEKIEVLPYHTLGRHKWDNLGIEYKLEGIEPPTEERVRNADKILQGSIRDKI, encoded by the coding sequence ATGGAAGTAAGAGGAAATATACATTCATTTGAGACATTTGGACTGGTAGACGGACCGGGTGTAAGATTTGTTGTATTTGTACAAGGCTGTCCTATGAGGTGTCAGTTCTGTCACAATCCGGACACATGGTCTACAAGGGTAAATCAGGTATTTAATGCTCAGGAAGTATTTGATAAGGCAATAAGATATAGACCATATTGGAAGGATGATGGAGGCATTACTGTCAGTGGAGGTGAGCCACTATTACAGATAGATTTTGTAACAGAACTGTTTAAACTGTGCAAATCAAATGGAGTAAACACATGTCTTGACACTGCCGGAGGACCGTTCAGTAAAGAATCAAAGTTTTTTGAAAAGTTTAAAATTTTGATGAAATATACAGATCTTATTATGCTTGATATAAAGGAGATAAATAATAAAAGACATGAAATTATAACAGGCATGAAAAACGATCATATACTGGAGATGGCAAAAACTATGGATGAAATGGGGAAAAAGATCTGGATTCGTCATGTTTTAGTACCTGAGAGAAGTGATTATGATGAGGATCTAATTAAACTTAGAGAATTTATTTCCACCGTGAAAAATGTAGAAAAAATAGAGGTACTGCCATATCATACATTGGGTAGACATAAATGGGACAATCTGGGAATTGAGTATAAACTTGAGGGTATAGAGCCACCCACTGAGGAAAGGGTGAGGAATGCTGATAAGATATTGCAAGGTAGTATCCGGGATAAGATATAA
- a CDS encoding SMI1/KNR4 family protein yields MEKTIQEKIKDIEKYICENFEELDMDDPIEEGYFKEYEDIKGAVEEDFLNFENTFDIKLPKDFKELYKYKNGSGYFSILQCSIDKRNVSFSLLSLDEMKRIKGFFQDRDALLADYPDFFTSEDIKNMRDNRIKPYLFHKAWFPFASYCDCCYLMLDFDPDKEGQEGQIIFYIHDPDEIVYAAESIDALIEDVWKLLEDMFKEA; encoded by the coding sequence ATGGAGAAAACCATACAGGAAAAAATAAAAGATATAGAAAAATATATCTGTGAAAATTTTGAAGAATTGGATATGGATGATCCTATAGAAGAAGGATATTTTAAAGAATATGAGGATATCAAGGGTGCTGTTGAAGAAGATTTCTTGAATTTTGAAAATACATTTGATATTAAATTGCCAAAAGATTTTAAAGAACTTTATAAATATAAAAATGGCAGTGGATATTTTTCCATCTTACAATGTAGTATTGATAAAAGGAATGTATCATTTTCTTTATTAAGTTTGGATGAAATGAAGAGAATAAAAGGATTTTTTCAAGATAGAGATGCATTGCTGGCAGATTATCCGGACTTTTTTACAAGTGAAGATATCAAAAATATGAGGGATAACAGGATAAAGCCCTATCTGTTTCATAAAGCTTGGTTTCCTTTTGCCTCATACTGTGATTGCTGTTATTTGATGTTGGACTTCGATCCGGATAAGGAAGGACAGGAAGGACAAATAATATTTTATATACATGATCCGGATGAGATAGTATATGCGGCAGAAAGTATAGATGCATTGATAGAGGATGTATGGAAATTGTTAGAAGATATGTTCAAGGAGGCATAA
- a CDS encoding Dabb family protein, with amino-acid sequence MLRHIVMWKFNEGINIPRLGEEIKTSLLDLCERMSEVEHADVVYNILPTSTHDIILILDVKDKAALDRYSLSREHVAIVDSLIKPNTNSRVAIDYFV; translated from the coding sequence ATGTTAAGACATATCGTAATGTGGAAGTTCAATGAGGGGATAAATATTCCAAGACTTGGTGAGGAAATAAAGACCAGTCTTTTGGACTTGTGCGAAAGGATGAGCGAAGTAGAACATGCAGATGTAGTCTACAATATATTGCCAACCAGTACACATGATATTATTCTGATATTGGATGTAAAGGATAAGGCTGCACTTGATAGATATTCATTATCTAGAGAACATGTAGCTATTGTAGATAGCCTGATAAAACCAAATACAAATTCTAGAGTAGCTATAGATTATTTTGTATAG
- a CDS encoding DUF6882 domain-containing protein — protein MADRVNILKTEYVMDRTDWTEVISAVFGGMLRVQNAIEMYVAKGQSWNVDFATKKIKIGKSTYPIQFIGSESFESNDWLWGWENINGFYESLLELANEAKDFGEKCGLDALIYPNIPLTEKVTGYMLSMIACGISDKNYGYYPCKHSKGVAFVALYDLPEKFFAPVDPSGFISTVMNAISLYELDHKILVEGFLSWNGTDYHWEDNNIYATFAGTLEQIIIRFEDIGDKKRIQAIDGLKG, from the coding sequence ATGGCAGATAGGGTAAATATATTAAAAACAGAGTATGTGATGGATCGCACTGATTGGACAGAGGTAATTTCAGCAGTGTTTGGAGGAATGCTTCGTGTACAAAATGCGATTGAAATGTATGTAGCAAAGGGACAGAGTTGGAATGTAGACTTTGCTACAAAGAAAATTAAGATTGGAAAAAGCACATATCCGATACAGTTTATCGGAAGTGAATCTTTTGAATCAAATGACTGGCTTTGGGGTTGGGAAAATATAAACGGTTTTTATGAAAGCTTATTGGAGCTAGCAAATGAGGCAAAGGATTTCGGAGAAAAGTGTGGTTTGGATGCTTTAATATATCCTAATATACCTTTGACAGAGAAGGTAACAGGATATATGCTTTCAATGATTGCATGTGGAATAAGTGATAAAAATTACGGATATTATCCATGTAAGCACTCAAAAGGTGTGGCATTTGTTGCATTATATGATTTACCTGAAAAATTCTTTGCACCGGTAGATCCAAGCGGATTTATCAGTACGGTAATGAATGCTATAAGTCTATATGAACTTGACCATAAAATTTTGGTAGAAGGTTTCCTTTCCTGGAATGGTACAGATTATCATTGGGAGGACAACAATATCTATGCTACATTTGCAGGTACTTTAGAGCAGATTATTATAAGATTTGAAGATATAGGAGATAAGAAGAGAATACAGGCCATTGACGGTTTAAAAGGATAG
- a CDS encoding DUF4300 family protein — protein MKKQILMTVMGAAIVLAACGNKKEDTTVVMESTKNMDEESSDMGNTVEETKVVLSKANIHLKYSNLVDTETRDRVSNALKNAGLSEEKIKSFFEAVDEYNNAVGSENLAQSVMSIEAAFPTYDQDKLVDAWLDNGGYVGRNCRITSYSLMGDFITVGNPTPGDTTMLFSDFASIESKKIFDGEDKAKFDTLYSYIDVTNTHDTNVLSDEIVKSLDDKQISFNNDKMHMISVFMTMDDGMNPVQEFIGHTGILVQDGDKYLFIEKLAFELPYQVEEFDNLQDVNDYLMGYYDNETDGITAKPIIFEDGKVMNEYRVLK, from the coding sequence ATGAAAAAGCAAATATTGATGACTGTGATGGGAGCTGCTATTGTTTTAGCAGCATGTGGAAATAAAAAAGAAGACACTACAGTTGTAATGGAAAGCACTAAAAATATGGATGAAGAAAGTTCTGATATGGGTAATACAGTTGAAGAAACAAAAGTCGTCTTAAGTAAGGCAAATATTCATCTAAAATATTCAAATCTTGTAGATACTGAGACAAGAGATAGGGTTTCAAATGCATTAAAAAATGCAGGCTTGAGTGAGGAGAAGATAAAGAGCTTTTTTGAAGCGGTGGATGAGTATAATAATGCAGTTGGAAGTGAAAATCTTGCACAGAGTGTGATGAGCATAGAGGCAGCATTTCCTACATACGATCAGGATAAGCTTGTAGATGCATGGCTTGACAATGGAGGATATGTGGGTAGAAACTGTAGGATAACATCATATTCTTTGATGGGAGATTTTATCACAGTTGGAAATCCGACTCCGGGAGATACCACAATGTTATTTAGTGATTTTGCCTCAATAGAATCAAAGAAGATTTTTGATGGTGAGGACAAAGCAAAGTTTGATACTTTGTATTCCTACATTGATGTGACAAATACTCATGACACCAATGTTTTGTCTGATGAAATAGTAAAATCACTGGATGATAAGCAGATTTCATTTAATAATGATAAGATGCATATGATTTCAGTGTTTATGACTATGGATGATGGTATGAATCCGGTTCAGGAATTTATAGGTCATACAGGCATTTTAGTACAGGATGGAGATAAATATTTGTTTATTGAAAAGTTGGCATTTGAACTTCCATACCAGGTAGAGGAATTTGATAATTTACAGGATGTAAATGATTACCTTATGGGATATTATGACAATGAGACTGACGGCATTACTGCAAAGCCTATTATCTTTGAAGATGGTAAGGTTATGAATGAATATAGAGTATTAAAATAA
- the uvrC gene encoding excinuclease ABC subunit UvrC, with protein sequence MAFVIEDELKKLPRQPGVYIMHDKKDDIIYVGKAISLKNRVRQYFQSSKDKSTKIKQMVSKIERFEYIVTDSELEALVLENNLIKEHRPRYNTMLRDDKTYPYIKLTVKEEYPRLQMVRQIKKDKNRYFGPFSSGNAVRDTINLLNRVYKLRTCSRNLPKDIGAERPCLDFFIHQCDAPCQNYISKEDYNKNVTETLRFLSGDFDPIINKIREEMEKLSAELKFEDAAKQRDLLNSVLHITQKQKITSDDAKDRDIIAMARDERDAVVQVFFIREGKMVGREHHYIQVAMDDEKVDILESFIKQFYAGTPFVPGQIMSQYELKDSELISEWLSAKRGSKVSIIVPKKGSKEKLVELAKKNAEIVLTKDREKLQRQEARSTGAVKEIEELLSLSNLNRMEAYDISNISGVQSVGSMVVYENGMPKKSDYRKFKIKTVIGPNDYASMKEVLTRRFDHGIDEKDTRFNKLPDIILMDGGRGQVNICLKVLEEFGLNIPVCGMVKDDNHRTRGLYYNNVEIPIDTHSQGFLLITRIQDEAHRFAIEYHRSLRSKTQVRSVLDDIEGVGIVRRKALMKHFKDIDNIKNASLEELMSVDGMNKRAAGAVYEFFSKAKQEQNV encoded by the coding sequence ATGGCATTTGTAATAGAAGATGAATTAAAAAAACTGCCTCGTCAACCCGGAGTATATATAATGCATGACAAAAAGGATGATATTATATATGTGGGTAAGGCTATTTCTCTAAAAAACAGGGTTAGACAGTATTTTCAATCTAGTAAGGATAAGAGCACAAAGATAAAACAAATGGTCTCAAAGATAGAAAGATTTGAGTATATTGTTACTGATTCAGAATTGGAGGCATTGGTACTTGAAAACAATCTTATAAAGGAACATAGACCAAGATATAATACCATGCTTAGGGATGACAAGACATATCCCTACATAAAATTGACTGTAAAAGAGGAATATCCAAGACTACAGATGGTAAGGCAGATAAAAAAGGATAAGAACAGATATTTCGGACCTTTTTCAAGCGGTAATGCTGTAAGAGATACTATAAATCTATTGAATAGAGTATACAAACTTAGAACTTGTAGCAGAAATTTGCCAAAGGATATAGGTGCAGAACGCCCATGTCTTGACTTTTTCATACATCAATGTGATGCTCCATGTCAGAATTATATTTCCAAAGAGGACTATAATAAGAATGTTACAGAAACTCTCAGATTTTTGAGCGGAGATTTTGACCCTATTATAAACAAAATCAGAGAAGAAATGGAGAAACTTTCAGCTGAACTGAAATTTGAGGATGCAGCAAAGCAAAGAGATTTATTAAATTCTGTACTTCATATTACTCAAAAACAAAAAATCACTTCTGATGATGCAAAAGATAGAGATATTATTGCAATGGCAAGAGATGAGAGAGATGCTGTTGTACAGGTGTTCTTTATTCGTGAAGGCAAAATGGTAGGCAGAGAACATCATTATATACAGGTAGCTATGGATGATGAAAAGGTTGATATTTTAGAGAGCTTTATAAAGCAGTTCTATGCCGGAACACCGTTTGTACCCGGACAAATCATGTCACAGTATGAACTTAAGGACAGTGAACTCATATCGGAATGGCTTTCTGCCAAGAGGGGATCTAAGGTAAGTATTATTGTGCCAAAAAAAGGCTCTAAGGAAAAGTTGGTAGAACTTGCAAAGAAAAATGCAGAGATTGTTCTTACCAAAGATAGAGAAAAGCTTCAAAGGCAGGAAGCAAGAAGTACAGGTGCAGTGAAAGAAATAGAGGAATTGCTTTCACTCTCCAATTTAAATAGGATGGAAGCCTATGATATTTCAAATATTTCAGGTGTTCAATCTGTAGGTTCTATGGTAGTATATGAGAATGGAATGCCAAAGAAGAGTGATTATAGAAAATTCAAAATAAAAACAGTTATAGGTCCGAATGATTATGCTTCTATGAAAGAGGTTCTTACAAGAAGATTTGATCATGGTATAGATGAAAAAGATACCAGATTTAATAAGCTGCCTGATATAATACTTATGGATGGAGGAAGAGGTCAGGTAAATATCTGCCTGAAAGTTTTGGAAGAATTTGGACTAAATATTCCGGTTTGTGGAATGGTGAAAGATGACAATCATAGAACCAGAGGATTATATTACAATAATGTTGAAATACCTATAGATACACATTCACAGGGATTTTTGCTTATAACTAGAATACAGGATGAGGCACATAGATTTGCAATAGAGTATCATAGAAGTCTAAGGTCAAAGACACAGGTAAGGTCTGTATTGGATGATATAGAGGGAGTTGGTATAGTAAGAAGAAAAGCTCTTATGAAGCACTTTAAGGATATTGACAATATCAAAAATGCAAGTTTAGAAGAACTGATGTCAGTAGACGGAATGAATAAAAGGGCTGCCGGTGCAGTATATGAATTCTTTTCAAAAGCTAAACAAGAACAAAATGTCTGA
- a CDS encoding DUF1846 domain-containing protein produces MKIGFDNQMYLKTQSEHIRERIASFGDKLYLEFGGKLFDDYHASRVLPGFEPDSKLRMLLQLKDQAEIIISISAVDIEKNKIREDHGITYDADVLRLIDAFRAKGLYVGSVCITQYSGQKSADSFKERLENLGIKVYRLYLIDGYPSNVAHIVSEKGYGKNDYIITSRPLVIVTAPGPGSGKMATCLSQLYHENKRGIKAGYAKFETFPIWNLPLKHPVNLAYEAATADLNDVNMIDPFHLEAYGKTTVNYNRDIEVYPVLTAIFEGIFGECPYKSPTDMGVNMAGNCIVDDEICREASKQEIIRRYYNSLCRFVRGECKADEIYKLELIMQQAKTSTNDRKAVSAALLKAETTNLPAAAIELDNGELITGRTSELLGASAALILNALKALSGVDDEIRLISPTVIAPVQELKTTYLGGTNPRLHTDEALIALSISAATDENARKALNALPKLKGLQMHSSVMLSEIDVKTLNKLGIGLTTEARYANKKI; encoded by the coding sequence ATGAAGATCGGTTTTGATAATCAAATGTATTTGAAAACACAGTCAGAGCATATTAGAGAAAGGATTGCAAGCTTTGGTGATAAGCTTTACCTTGAGTTTGGTGGAAAGCTCTTTGACGACTACCACGCATCCAGAGTGCTTCCCGGCTTTGAACCTGATTCAAAGCTTAGGATGCTTCTTCAGCTGAAAGATCAAGCTGAAATCATCATATCTATCTCTGCTGTTGATATAGAAAAAAATAAGATTCGTGAAGATCATGGTATCACATATGATGCAGATGTGCTTAGACTTATAGATGCATTTCGTGCAAAAGGACTTTATGTAGGAAGTGTATGCATTACCCAGTATTCCGGTCAAAAGAGTGCCGATAGCTTCAAAGAAAGACTTGAAAACCTTGGTATAAAAGTATATAGATTATATCTGATTGACGGATATCCAAGTAATGTTGCTCATATAGTAAGCGAAAAAGGATATGGAAAAAATGACTATATAATAACTTCCAGACCTTTGGTAATAGTTACCGCTCCGGGTCCCGGTTCAGGTAAAATGGCCACCTGCCTTTCTCAGCTCTATCATGAAAATAAAAGAGGTATCAAAGCAGGATATGCAAAATTTGAAACCTTCCCTATTTGGAATCTACCACTGAAACATCCTGTAAATCTTGCTTATGAGGCTGCAACAGCAGATCTTAATGATGTGAATATGATTGATCCTTTTCACTTGGAGGCATATGGTAAAACTACTGTAAATTATAATCGAGATATCGAAGTATATCCTGTACTTACAGCTATATTTGAGGGAATATTTGGAGAGTGTCCATATAAATCTCCTACAGATATGGGAGTAAATATGGCAGGTAATTGTATTGTTGATGATGAGATATGCAGGGAAGCCAGTAAACAGGAAATAATCAGAAGATATTACAATTCTCTATGTAGATTTGTCAGGGGTGAATGTAAGGCAGATGAGATTTATAAGCTTGAACTTATAATGCAACAAGCAAAAACTTCTACCAATGATAGAAAAGCTGTTTCTGCAGCACTTTTAAAAGCTGAGACAACTAATCTTCCTGCAGCGGCTATAGAACTTGATAATGGAGAGCTCATAACCGGCCGAACATCAGAGCTTCTTGGTGCCAGTGCCGCACTTATATTAAATGCACTAAAAGCACTAAGTGGTGTGGATGATGAAATCAGACTTATCTCACCTACAGTTATTGCACCTGTTCAAGAATTGAAGACTACATATCTTGGCGGTACAAATCCCAGACTTCACACAGATGAAGCACTTATTGCCTTATCTATATCAGCTGCTACAGATGAAAATGCAAGAAAAGCTTTGAATGCACTTCCAAAACTTAAGGGACTTCAGATGCACTCCAGCGTTATGCTTTCTGAAATTGATGTAAAAACCTTAAATAAACTTGGAATCGGGCTTACCACAGAAGCCAGATATGCAAATAAGAAAATATAA